Proteins encoded in a region of the Populus nigra chromosome 3, ddPopNigr1.1, whole genome shotgun sequence genome:
- the LOC133688182 gene encoding exocyst complex component EXO70H1-like: MPRKGMRSICFSPKTISFLSSPRSSPSILSLPPTPLRSEWMVEQIIENASSLIMKWNPETSAYANVTSLFYENRREAMQFIKCVNDLQKVMHSIVSEDSTHYRLVQAQNLMQIAMKRLQKEFYQILSMNRAHLDPESMSTRSSRTSISSISDFEDDISPDDDVRAASDSISEVEQVSSIAMADLKAIAECMSAAGYAKECVNVYKVVRKSIIDEGIYRLGVERISSSRINKMDWEALDMRIKNWLEAIKIAMKTLFFGERFLCDHVFAVSESIRESCFSEISKEGATLLFGFPELVAKSKKPSSPDKMFRALDMYTAISQNWIEIESIFSFESTSPVRTQALSSLVKLSESIYSMLSDFESSVQKHSSKALVPGGGVHSLTSNAMNYLSLLADYSNVLTDIISDWPPPTKSSLPESYFDSPDSDDPPAAAISTRFAWLVLYLLCKLDGKAKYYKDVSLSYLFLANNLQHVVFKVRTSNLQYLLGDDWIVKHEAKVGQFAANYERLAWGKVFASLPQNPTAEISPEEVKETFKRFNTSFDEACRKQSACVVADPKLQDEIKVSIGRKITPVYREFYEKHRSSVGGQRRVGVFVKYAPEDVENCLSHLFFGTVDSGSSVSTSTTSSRQRHRA; encoded by the coding sequence ATGCCGAGAAAAGGTATGAGGAGCATTTGCTTTTCTCCGAAAACGATCTCTTTTTTATCCTCACCTCGTTCCTCACCTTCAATACTCTCTCTTCCACCAACTCCCCTTCGGAGTGAATGGATGGTTGAACAGATCATCGAAAATGCCTCATCGTTGATCATGAAATGGAATCCTGAGACATCTGCCTACGCCAATGTCACCTCTCTTTTTTATGAGAACAGAAGAGAGGCCATGCAGTTCATTAAATGCGTTAACGATTTGCAGAAAGTTATGCATTCGATAGTCTCTGAAGATTCCACCCACTACAGACTCGTACAAGCACAGAATCTAATGCAAATCGCCATGAAGCGGCTTCAAAAGGAGTTTTATCAGATTCTTTCCATGAACCGGGCTCATCTTGACCCTGAGTCTATGTCTACCAGATCCTCTCGCACCTCTATATCCAGCATCTCGGATTTTGAAGATGATATCTCACCTGATGATGATGTTCGCGCTGCTAGTGATTCGATCTCCGAAGTTGAACAAGTTTCTTCCATAGCCATGGCAGACTTGAAAGCAATTGCGGAGTGCATGAGTGCAGCTGGGTATGCTAAGGAGTGCGTAAACGTCTACAAAGTTGTTCGAAAATCCATTATCGACGAAGGAATTTATCGCCTTGGGGTAGAAAGAATAAGCTCCTCACGGATCAACAAGATGGACTGGGAAGCCCTTGACATGAGAATCAAGAACTGGTTAGAAGCAATAAAAATTGCAATGAAAACACTCTTCTTCGGAGAGAGATTTCTTTGCGACCACGTGTTTGCCGTCTCTGAATCAATCAGAGAGTCTTGTTTCAGCGAAATATCTAAAGAAGGAGCTACTCTTCTTTTCGGATTCCCGGAACTTGTAGCCAAAAGCAAGAAACCATCATCACCAGACAAAATGTTTCGCGCACTAGACATGTACACGGCAATCTCCCAAAACTGGATAGAGATTGAGTCCATCTTCTCATTCGAGTCCACCTCTCCCGTGCGCACACAGGCTCTTTCTTCACTCGTCAAACTTAGCGAATCCATTTACTCAATGCTTTCCGATTTTGAATCAAGTGTCCAAAAACACTCATCAAAAGCATTAGTCCCCGGCGGCGGAGTGCATTCCTTAACAAGCAATGCAATGAACTATCTATCATTACTCGCCGACTATAGCAATGTCCTTACAGATATTATCTCCGACTGGCCGCCACCAACGAAATCATCACTACCGGAATCTTACTTCGACAGTCCAGATTCTGATGATCCCCCGGCAGCTGCCATCTCAACACGGTTTGCTTGGTTGGTTCTTTATCTTTTATGCAAGCTTGATGGCAAAGCAAAATATTACAAAGATGTGTCCCTCTCCTACCTTTTCTTAGCCAACAATCTACAACATGTAGTATTCAAAGTCCGCACGTCAAATCTTCAGTATCTACTCGGTGACGATTGGATTGTTAAACATGAAGCTAAAGTGGGACAATTTGCAGCAAATTATGAACGGTTAGCATGGGGCAAAGTTTTTGCATCATTACCACAGAATCCAACGGCGGAGATCTCGCCCGAGGAAGTTAAGGAGACTTTTAAGAGATTTAATACCAGCTTTGATGAGGCGTGCAGGAAGCAGAGTGCTTGTGTTGTAGCGGACCCCAAACTCCAGGACGAGATTAAGGTTTCCATAGGGAGAAAGATAACTCCGGTTTATCGCGAGTTTTATGAGAAACATCGGAGTAGTGTTGGAGGGCAGAGACGGGTTGGGGTATTTGTCAAATATGCCCCTGAAGATGTTGAGAATTGCTTATCGCATTTGTTTTTCGGGACAGTTGATTCGGGGAGTTCAGTGTCAACTTCCACAACATCGTCTCGACAGCGGCATCGTGCTTAA